The following proteins come from a genomic window of Pleuronectes platessa chromosome 2, fPlePla1.1, whole genome shotgun sequence:
- the lmod1b gene encoding leiomodin-1: protein MSRRKVRGLTRTGRQVSEDPDLDNLLSTLSPEEMEELEKDIMKVPDLNPEDRKMMDQGESQPVQPPMSNNVGDAKLNSRRESDTKGRLSQREQSFEGESKRESRKQEYLRKMGLSQEGNDDIDVGQRRQASISSERETRVDDRNSKDPESSKEERSRLSSRYRKPESNDRDVKEEHSDKEKCEDSRIRDRRENRESTGNKTKDMISKLQERKEEGREKERKEDCRRRDDSKTKDIISKLREKSEKDAGKEKDRKSEGIRTQGLVSKMLEKQSKVEESQESQSEAKKSKAEEKKAEDKTKPDGKLERQQTEKDEVQVKHDKAEKRSDREELVNHSDHVKEKEKKAEEEKDSTGGKVKKATETEKLDNCVAKSSPNSKAKVEEEEDEESSMFDELMEQVRSNDPFLNELIVNNSEVIKTKTLIEFAGALHNNTNVKTFALANCRADDHVAYAIAGTIRNNKTITSINVDSNHLTGKGILSLIQALQHNSTLTELRFQNQRHICGGKTEMEMTKILKDNTTLLKLGYHFELAGPRMTTTNILSRNMDRQRQRRLQEQKQAQANGEKKGILEVPKTGGGGSLRSSPRASPKPSPLPSPMPSPKLTPRRRAGGSAPPPPPPPPGVGPPPPPPPMMDGDVLRNSLSPGGGKNTRDQLLASIRGTNAKGLKKVPVPKWLQ, encoded by the exons ATGTCCAggagaaaggtgagaggcctGACCCGCACAGGCCGCCAGGTCAGCGAGGACCCTGACCTGGACAACCTGCTGTCCACCCTGTCCCccgaggagatggaggagctggagaaggacatCATGAAAGTGCCTGACCTCAACCCGGAGGACAGGAAGATGATGGACCAAGGGGAGAGCCAGCCTGTGCAGCCACCTATGAGCAACAACGTTGGGGACGCTAAACTGAATAGCAGACGGGAGAGTGACACTAAAGGGAGGCTCAGTCAGAGGGAGCAGTCATTTGAG GGGGAGTCAAAGAGGGAGAGCCGGAAGCAAGAATACCTGAGGAAGATGGGCCTGAGCCAGGAGGGCAACGATGACATCGATGTTGGACAACGAAGACAAGCTAGCATCTCCAGCGAAAGAGAAACCAGGGTGGACGACAGAAACAGCAAAGATCCTGAAAGCTCAAAAGAAGAGCGCAGTCGGCTCTCGAGTAGATACAGGAAACCGGAGAGCAACGACAGGGACGTAAAAGAGGAGCATAGTGACAAAGAGAAATGTGAAGACAGTAGaataagagacagaagagaaaacagagagagcaCAGGCAACAAAACAAAGGATATGATCTCCAAGTTAcaggaaaggaaggaagaaggtagagagaaggagaggaaagaagactGCAGGAGACGAGATGACAGCAAAACCAAAGACATCATCTCAAAGCTACgagaaaaaagtgaaaaggacgcaggaaaagaaaaggatcGAAAATCGGAGGGTATCAGGACACAAGGTCTTGTCTCTAAAATGTTGGAGAAACAGAGCAAGGTAGAGGAAAGCCAGGAGAGCCAATCAGAAGCGAAGAAGTcgaaagcagaggagaagaaagctgAAGATAAAACCAAACCTGATGGGAAACTCGAGCGACAGCAGACTGAGAAGGACGAGGTGCAGGTGAAACACGACAAGGCCGAAAAAAGGTCAGATAGAGAGGAGCTGGTAAACCACAGCGACCAcgtgaaagagaaggagaagaaagcagaagaagaaaaagattcTACTGGAGGAAAAGTTAAAAAAGCTACAGAAACGGAGAAACTTGACAATTGTGTTGCCAAAAGCAGCCCAAACAGCAAGGCcaaggtggaagaggaggaggacgaagagtCGAGCATGTTCGATGAGCTAATGGAACAGGTTCGAAGCAATGACCCCTTCCTCAATGAGCTCATCGTCAACAACTCAGAGGTTATCAAGACCAAAACACTCATCGAGTTTGCAGGGGCTCTGCACAACAACACGAACGTGAAAACATTTGCTTTGGCCAACTGCCGCGCAGACGACCATGTGGCTTACGCCATCGCTGGCACAATACGCAACAACAAGaccatcaccagcatcaacgtTGACTCCAATCATCTCACCGGCAAGGGCATCCTGTCCCTGATCCAGGCGCTGCAGCACAACTCCACTCTGACCGAGCTCCGCTTCCAAAACCAGCGTCACATCTGCGGCGGGAAGACCGAGATGGagatgaccaagattctgaaaGACAACACCACGCTGCTCAAACTGGGGTATCACTTCGAGTTAGCCGGGCCCAGGATGACCACGACGAACATACTGAGTCGCAACATGGACCGGCAGAGACAGCGGCGGCTGCAGGAGCAGAAGCAGGCCCAGGCCAACGGGGAGAAGAAGGGGATACTGGAGGTGCCCAAGACTGGAGGTGGAGGATCTCTAAGAAGCTCACCCAGAGCCTCCCCGAAACCTTCTCCCTTACCCTCACCCATGCCCTCACCGAAGCTGACACCCAGGAGACGAGCTGGAGGTTCGgctccaccaccacccccacctccccccgGGGTTggacctccacctcctcctcctcctatgaTGGACGGAGACGTCCTGAGGAACTCTCTGTCTCCAGGTGGTGGCAAGAACACAAGGGACCAACTGCTCGCCTCGATCCGAGGGACCAACGCCAAAGGACTCAAGAAG GTGCCGGTGCCAAAGTGGTTGCAGTGA